The Brasilonema sennae CENA114 genome includes a region encoding these proteins:
- a CDS encoding HEAT repeat domain-containing protein, which translates to MGQLLWKKSKEEERIDLAKYVIFYKYSKAVKEFINKANASNHVLANSNDYQTIEKRPKLVENIYNALCDSKLSYNLHKGSLLSNNDEQEIRTPEEILHGKEGTCLDLAILFCAICWKYDLLPILILLDGHALAAVSLTHRLRDWKKSDRRRKNDFWKNSGKLPDPVSDLDAARNFWGTMNPYYLAVECTGFAFSTTLKDSNFTRKNGFLSFDHAIEYGSNQLEDKQENKKFICALDIPIAYYFWRFKLCRERLEPANLKTLTNNSKNLLKDIYVSLGLVERKSDAKRRANQDLVNPEKSNFNQPDKEEIVKKFVNDEFFTQVLQQKNSSKSKGKRLVIVGDPGGGKTTFLQKIADWVIEQEEGLPIWISLADVKNNSVEEQGFNDPGWLYRYLSQKWLTDAFQAPQKTSETLQDLFYEEVIESGQLWLMLDGADEMAVSYSLKKIGEQLDKTWTDKITVVLSCRLNLWELQKDFLIKENKKDGKNFDVYRTLDFHYPEQVHQFIKNWFGEDNPDGKKLQDKLKEDSRERLRDLVTNPLRLTLLCHIWSENSQRLPNTKADFYQFLVDNYNQLKKDVYSKFQIPEGIRKELNPKLGELARHAIDDVNCRFRLRESFIKKYLHHDPNDEKSSLFLWALKLGWLLDIGYPTEGENNSYEKVYAFFHPSFQEYFAATVDKTYDFFLPSEHKNRPVKDESYRIFEPQWREVILLWLGRIDVDNKQKEDFIQRLVNFEDGCGKFYQYRAYFLAAAGIAEIIQCDEQLVDKIVNQIVTWEFGDFDSKKRDWVKFPNDFANEASRTLQQTQRTKAIDALVQLLSNNDLDDSTRRQAVESLGKIGTGNQKAIDALVQLLSNNDLYDYIRWQAAESLGKIGTGNQKAINDLYDYIRWQAAESLGKIGTGNQKAINDLYDYIRWQAAESLGKIGTGNQKAINDLYDYIRWQAAESLGKIGTGNQKAINDLYDYIRWQAAESLGKIGTGNQKAINDLYDYIRWQAAESLGKIGTGNQKAINDLYDYIRWQAAESLGKIGTGNQKAINDLYDYIRWQAAESLGKIGTGNQKAINDLYDYIRWQAAESLGKIGTGNQKAINDLYDYIRWQAAESLGKIGTGNQKAIDALVQLLSKNDLYDSTRRQAAESLGKIDPGNQKAIDALVQLLSKNDLHDFTRWQAAESLEKINPGNQKAIDTLVQLLSKNDLHDSTLRQAAESLGKIGTDNQKAIDALVQLLSKNDLDYYIRWQAAESLEKIDPGNQKAIDALVQLLYNNHFHYSALQQAAESLGKIDTGNQKAIDALVQLLSNNDLDNDTRRQAAYSLGEIGTGNQKAIDALVQLLSNNDLDYDTLRRAAESLGKIDTGNQKAIDALVQLLSNNDLNYDARWQAAQSLEKIDPGNKSALDVVAASKGYFNNSQEFSNEYFFDVIWHCSEKILYPEFYQAWHRDSRTNPITQILKSLKRGLTKLRMYVAKSI; encoded by the coding sequence ATGGGACAATTGTTGTGGAAGAAAAGTAAAGAGGAAGAACGTATAGATTTAGCTAAGTACGTCATTTTTTATAAATACTCAAAAGCGGTTAAGGAGTTTATTAACAAAGCTAATGCATCTAACCATGTACTTGCTAATAGTAATGATTATCAAACTATTGAAAAACGCCCCAAGTTAGTAGAAAACATTTATAACGCTTTATGTGACAGCAAGTTGAGCTATAACTTACATAAAGGTTCTTTATTATCTAATAACGACGAACAAGAAATCAGAACACCAGAAGAAATTCTTCATGGAAAGGAAGGAACTTGCCTGGATTTGGCAATTCTGTTTTGTGCCATTTGTTGGAAGTATGATTTATTACCAATTTTAATTTTACTGGATGGTCATGCTTTAGCAGCCGTATCTCTCACTCATCGACTACGTGATTGGAAAAAGAGCGATCGCAGAAGGAAAAATGATTTTTGGAAGAACTCTGGAAAACTGCCAGATCCTGTTTCAGATTTAGATGCCGCTCGAAATTTTTGGGGCACAATGAATCCATACTACTTAGCTGTTGAATGTACAGGGTTTGCCTTTAGTACAACTCTTAAAGACAGTAATTTTACCAGAAAAAATGGTTTTTTGTCATTTGATCACGCGATTGAATATGGTAGTAATCAACTAGAAGATAAGCAGGAGAATAAAAAGTTTATATGTGCTCTTGATATTCCGATAGCTTACTACTTTTGGCGGTTTAAATTATGCCGTGAGCGGTTAGAACCTGCTAACCTTAAAACTTTAACAAATAATAGCAAAAACCTGCTTAAGGATATTTACGTTTCTTTAGGGTTGGTAGAACGTAAATCTGATGCAAAACGCCGGGCTAATCAAGATTTAGTCAATCCCGAAAAGTCGAATTTCAATCAACCTGATAAAGAAGAAATCGTAAAAAAGTTTGTTAATGATGAATTTTTTACCCAAGTTTTGCAGCAAAAAAACAGTAGCAAAAGTAAAGGAAAGCGACTAGTAATTGTTGGCGATCCAGGAGGTGGAAAAACTACTTTTTTACAAAAGATTGCTGATTGGGTTATAGAACAGGAGGAAGGCTTACCGATTTGGATTTCTCTGGCAGATGTTAAAAATAATTCAGTGGAAGAACAAGGTTTCAATGATCCAGGTTGGCTGTATCGGTATTTATCACAAAAATGGCTGACAGATGCATTTCAGGCTCCACAAAAAACGTCTGAAACATTGCAGGATCTTTTTTATGAAGAAGTTATTGAAAGTGGTCAGTTATGGTTAATGTTAGATGGGGCTGACGAAATGGCAGTCAGTTATTCCTTGAAAAAAATCGGAGAACAGCTAGATAAAACATGGACTGATAAAATAACAGTAGTGCTGAGTTGTCGTTTAAATCTGTGGGAATTACAAAAAGACTTTCTCATTAAAGAAAATAAAAAGGATGGTAAAAATTTTGATGTTTACCGCACTCTAGATTTTCATTACCCTGAACAAGTACATCAATTTATTAAAAATTGGTTTGGGGAAGACAATCCAGACGGAAAGAAGTTACAAGATAAATTAAAAGAAGATAGTCGGGAACGTTTGCGAGACTTGGTCACAAATCCTTTACGGTTAACACTATTGTGTCATATTTGGAGTGAAAATTCACAGAGATTGCCCAATACAAAGGCTGATTTCTATCAATTCCTTGTAGACAATTACAATCAACTGAAAAAGGACGTTTATTCAAAATTTCAGATTCCAGAAGGAATAAGAAAGGAACTGAATCCGAAGTTGGGAGAACTGGCAAGACACGCTATTGATGATGTGAATTGTCGATTTCGACTGAGAGAAAGTTTTATTAAAAAATATCTCCACCATGATCCAAATGACGAAAAATCCTCCTTATTCTTGTGGGCGTTAAAGTTAGGATGGCTGTTGGATATAGGCTATCCTACAGAAGGAGAAAACAATTCATACGAAAAAGTATACGCATTTTTCCATCCGTCGTTTCAGGAATATTTCGCGGCGACAGTAGATAAGACTTACGACTTTTTTCTACCCAGTGAACACAAAAATAGACCTGTAAAAGATGAGAGCTATCGAATTTTTGAACCGCAGTGGAGAGAGGTGATTTTGCTGTGGTTGGGGCGCATTGATGTAGATAATAAGCAAAAGGAAGATTTTATTCAAAGATTAGTAAACTTTGAAGACGGGTGCGGGAAATTTTATCAGTATCGAGCTTATTTTCTTGCTGCGGCTGGAATTGCAGAGATTATACAATGTGATGAGCAGCTAGTGGATAAGATTGTAAACCAGATTGTAACGTGGGAATTTGGTGATTTCGATTCTAAAAAAAGAGATTGGGTCAAATTTCCTAATGACTTTGCAAATGAAGCTAGTAGAACACTGCAACAAACTCAGAGAACCAAAGCAATTGATGCCTTAGTGCAACTGCTGTCCAACAATGATCTCGATGACTCCACCCGTAGGCAAGCGGTAGAAAGCTTGGGGAAAATTGGCACTGGCAATCAAAAAGCAATTGATGCCTTAGTGCAACTGCTGTCCAACAATGATCTCTATGACTACATCCGTTGGCAAGCGGCAGAAAGCTTGGGGAAAATTGGCACTGGCAATCAAAAAGCAATTAATGATCTCTATGACTACATCCGTTGGCAAGCGGCAGAAAGCTTGGGGAAAATTGGCACTGGCAATCAAAAAGCAATTAATGATCTCTATGACTACATCCGTTGGCAAGCGGCAGAAAGCTTGGGGAAAATTGGCACTGGCAATCAAAAAGCAATTAATGATCTCTATGACTACATCCGTTGGCAAGCGGCAGAAAGCTTGGGGAAAATTGGCACTGGCAATCAAAAAGCAATTAATGATCTCTATGACTACATCCGTTGGCAAGCGGCAGAAAGCTTGGGGAAAATTGGCACTGGCAATCAAAAAGCAATTAATGATCTCTATGACTACATCCGTTGGCAAGCGGCAGAAAGCTTGGGGAAAATTGGCACTGGCAATCAAAAAGCAATTAATGATCTCTATGACTACATCCGTTGGCAAGCGGCAGAAAGCTTGGGGAAAATTGGCACTGGCAATCAAAAAGCAATTAATGATCTCTATGACTACATCCGTTGGCAAGCGGCAGAAAGCTTGGGGAAAATTGGCACTGGCAATCAAAAAGCAATTAATGATCTCTATGACTACATCCGTTGGCAAGCGGCAGAAAGCTTGGGGAAAATTGGCACTGGCAATCAAAAAGCAATTAATGATCTCTATGACTACATCCGTTGGCAAGCGGCAGAAAGCTTGGGGAAAATTGGCACTGGCAATCAAAAAGCAATTGATGCCTTAGTGCAACTGCTGTCCAAGAATGATCTCTATGACTCCACCCGTAGGCAAGCGGCAGAAAGCTTGGGGAAAATTGACCCAGGCAATCAAAAAGCAATTGATGCCTTAGTGCAACTGCTGTCCAAGAATGATCTCCATGACTTCACCCGTTGGCAAGCGGCAGAAAGCTTGGAGAAAATTAACCCAGGCAATCAAAAAGCAATTGATACCTTAGTGCAACTGCTGTCCAAGAATGATCTCCATGACTCCACCCTTCGGCAAGCGGCAGAAAGCTTGGGGAAAATTGGCACTGACAATCAAAAAGCAATTGATGCCTTAGTGCAACTGCTGTCCAAGAATGATCTCGATTACTACATCCGTTGGCAAGCGGCAGAAAGCTTGGAGAAAATTGACCCAGGCAATCAAAAAGCAATTGATGCCTTAGTGCAACTGCTGTACAACAATCATTTCCATTACTCCGCCCTTCAGCAAGCGGCAGAAAGCTTGGGGAAAATTGATACTGGCAATCAAAAAGCAATCGATGCCTTAGTGCAACTGCTGTCCAACAATGATCTGGATAACGACACCCGTAGGCAAGCGGCATATAGCTTGGGGGAAATTGGCACTGGCAATCAAAAAGCAATCGATGCCTTAGTGCAACTGCTGTCCAACAATGATCTGGATTACGACACCCTTCGGCGAGCGGCAGAAAGCTTGGGGAAAATTGATACTGGCAATCAAAAAGCAATCGATGCCTTAGTGCAACTGCTGTCCAACAATGATCTGAATTACGACGCCCGTTGGCAAGCGGCACAAAGCTTGGAGAAAATTGACCCAGGCAATAAATCTGCGCTAGACGTGGTTGCAGCTTCAAAAGGCTACTTCAATAACTCTCAGGAATTTAGTAATGAGTATTTCTTTGATGTAATTTGGCACTGTTCTGAAAAGATACTCTACCCTGAATTCTACCAAGCTTGGCATAGAGACTCCCGTACTAACCCCATAACACAAATCCTTAAATCTTTGAAAAGAGGATTGACAAAATTACGGATGTATGTTGCAAAGTCAATCTGA